A single genomic interval of Streptomyces graminofaciens harbors:
- a CDS encoding NADP-dependent oxidoreductase: MLAAVYRTQGSPDVVEVVDIDKPEPGLAEIRIKVQAAALNPSDASAWRGGGLLPAPPEGSFHGLGWDIAGVVDAVGRGANWQPGQRVIAFSHAVPPGLNRAQAEYVVVPTNVVAEAPEGVDSIHASTIPLNGLTAAQSVELLGLQPGQSVLVTGAEGAVGGYAVQLAKRRGLVVIASDLSTDGTFATEVAGADAYVPASESPVDALRALRPEGVDAVLDTATLGQAVIGAVVDGGTFVTTRMDALPKTERNIRVRLTQVAGDASILTTLSDLAASGELALRVAETYPLQEAAKAHARLAKGGLSGRIVLTMD; this comes from the coding sequence ATGCTCGCAGCCGTTTACCGTACCCAGGGAAGCCCGGACGTCGTCGAGGTCGTAGACATCGACAAACCTGAGCCGGGTCTGGCGGAGATCCGCATCAAGGTCCAGGCAGCCGCGTTGAACCCGAGCGACGCATCGGCCTGGCGTGGTGGTGGCTTGCTCCCCGCCCCTCCGGAGGGCAGCTTCCACGGACTGGGCTGGGACATCGCCGGCGTCGTCGACGCCGTTGGGCGGGGGGCCAACTGGCAGCCCGGACAGCGGGTCATCGCGTTCAGCCATGCGGTGCCCCCGGGGCTCAACCGGGCGCAGGCCGAGTACGTGGTCGTCCCCACCAATGTGGTCGCGGAGGCACCGGAAGGCGTCGATTCCATCCATGCCTCCACCATCCCGCTGAATGGACTGACCGCAGCCCAATCCGTCGAACTGCTCGGACTGCAGCCGGGCCAAAGCGTGCTCGTGACCGGTGCGGAGGGGGCCGTCGGGGGCTACGCCGTCCAACTCGCCAAGCGGCGGGGATTGGTGGTCATCGCCAGTGACCTCTCCACGGACGGCACGTTCGCCACCGAGGTGGCCGGGGCCGATGCCTACGTGCCCGCCTCGGAATCACCGGTCGATGCTCTCCGCGCGCTGCGCCCCGAGGGTGTCGATGCCGTCCTCGACACGGCCACGCTCGGCCAGGCCGTCATCGGCGCCGTGGTCGACGGAGGCACCTTCGTGACGACCCGGATGGACGCGCTGCCCAAGACGGAGCGGAACATCCGGGTCCGCCTGACGCAGGTGGCTGGGGACGCGTCGATCCTCACGACGCTGTCCGACCTGGCTGCCTCGGGAGAGCTGGCGCTGCGGGTTGCAGAGACCTACCCGCTCCAGGAGGCGGCCAAGGCGCACGCACGCCTGGCCAAGGGCGGGCTGTCGGGCCGCATCGTCCTCACGATGGACTGA
- a CDS encoding FAD binding domain-containing protein has translation MHPFTYTRVADIRGALNAGRAGGRYIAGGTTLVDLMRETVERPGTLVDISGLPLDEVTVTERGGLRIGALVTMAEAAAHSKVRTLYPVVSQALELSASAQLRNMATIGGNIMQRTRCTYFRDVTADCNKREPGSGCAAREGVNRTHAILGTSDACVATHPSDVAVAFAALEARVHLLGPDGNRQVPFADFLLRPGTTPQREQAIRRGELITAVEIPALPRPLRSGYLKVRDRQSYEFALTSAAIALHVRGGVIREAKVAAGGVGTVPWKLPAVERHLVGERPSESLWAAAAEKAASGAHPLQQNGFKVELLKRTVERQLRIVGGTK, from the coding sequence ATGCATCCCTTCACCTACACCCGCGTCGCCGACATCCGTGGGGCCCTCAACGCCGGTCGCGCAGGCGGTCGTTACATCGCCGGCGGCACCACTCTGGTCGACCTGATGCGCGAGACCGTCGAGCGCCCCGGCACCCTGGTCGACATAAGTGGTCTGCCGCTGGACGAAGTCACCGTCACCGAGCGCGGGGGCCTGCGGATCGGCGCCCTGGTGACCATGGCCGAGGCCGCCGCCCACTCCAAGGTCCGCACCCTGTATCCCGTCGTCTCACAGGCCCTGGAGCTGAGTGCGTCCGCCCAGCTGCGGAACATGGCCACCATCGGCGGCAACATCATGCAGCGCACCCGCTGCACCTACTTCCGTGACGTGACCGCCGACTGCAACAAGCGCGAGCCCGGCTCCGGTTGTGCCGCGCGGGAGGGCGTCAACCGGACCCACGCCATCCTCGGCACCTCGGATGCCTGCGTGGCCACCCACCCCTCCGACGTGGCCGTGGCCTTCGCGGCCCTGGAGGCACGCGTGCACCTGCTCGGACCGGACGGAAACCGCCAGGTCCCCTTCGCCGACTTCCTACTGCGACCGGGCACCACCCCACAGCGCGAACAGGCCATCAGGCGAGGGGAGTTGATCACGGCGGTGGAGATCCCGGCGCTTCCGCGTCCGCTCAGGTCCGGCTACCTGAAGGTGCGCGACCGGCAGTCGTACGAGTTCGCCCTGACCTCGGCGGCCATCGCCCTGCACGTGCGGGGCGGGGTCATCCGGGAGGCGAAAGTTGCCGCCGGCGGGGTGGGCACCGTGCCATGGAAACTGCCCGCCGTCGAGCGCCACCTTGTCGGTGAGCGTCCCTCGGAGTCGTTGTGGGCAGCCGCTGCCGAGAAGGCGGCGTCCGGCGCCCACCCCCTTCAACAGAACGGATTCAAGGTCGAGTTGTTGAAGCGGACCGTCGAGCGTCAACTGCGCATCGTAGGAGGTACGAAGTGA
- a CDS encoding aldehyde dehydrogenase family protein — protein MTTAETSSLPLDQATVTIDGAAVKTTGTFSVINPATGDVFAQAPSVTPEQLDEAFASAQRAFTTWQRDEPARRAALTAAADAIDASAASLASLLTAEQGKPLNQSLEEIGIGTTWLRYFADLKLAPEVVQDDDQGYAVVNRVPLGVVAAIAPWNFPLNLAIWKIAPALLAGNTMVLKPSPFTPLSTLMMGTILSDVLPKGVLNVVSGPDPLGAAMTSHAIPRKISFTGSTPTGKKIAAAAASDLKRLTLELGGNDPAIVLADADITATAQGLYASSFYNAGQICLATKRVYAHESIHAELVEAMADIVKSVRVDAGNVPGAQLGPLNNRPQFDRVSELVSDALAHGARAVTGGKPLDRPGFFYEPTILDHVTDGTRIVDEEQFGPALPILSFRDEDDAVTRANASEFGLTASVWSGDLDRASDLAAQIDAGQISINSHGGGVQPNLPFGGHKLSGMGVENGPWGYYSFTETQVIHSPSRRR, from the coding sequence ATGACCACGGCAGAAACATCCTCTTTGCCTCTCGACCAGGCGACGGTCACGATAGACGGAGCAGCCGTCAAGACCACCGGTACTTTCTCGGTGATCAACCCGGCGACCGGAGACGTTTTCGCCCAGGCGCCGTCCGTGACGCCGGAGCAGCTCGATGAGGCGTTCGCCTCCGCACAGCGTGCTTTCACCACCTGGCAGCGCGACGAACCTGCTCGCCGTGCCGCCCTCACTGCCGCCGCCGATGCCATCGACGCGTCCGCCGCGAGTCTGGCGTCACTGCTGACGGCCGAACAGGGCAAGCCGCTGAACCAGTCGCTCGAAGAAATAGGCATCGGCACCACATGGCTTCGCTACTTCGCCGACCTCAAGCTGGCACCGGAAGTCGTCCAGGACGACGACCAAGGCTATGCGGTCGTCAACAGGGTCCCCCTCGGTGTCGTGGCCGCGATCGCGCCCTGGAACTTCCCGCTCAATCTGGCGATATGGAAGATCGCACCCGCGCTTCTGGCCGGGAACACCATGGTGCTCAAGCCGTCGCCCTTCACACCGCTGAGCACGCTGATGATGGGCACGATCCTGAGTGACGTGCTGCCCAAGGGCGTGCTGAACGTCGTATCGGGGCCAGACCCCCTCGGCGCCGCGATGACATCCCACGCGATCCCCCGGAAGATCAGCTTCACCGGATCGACCCCCACCGGCAAGAAGATCGCCGCCGCGGCAGCGAGCGACCTCAAGCGCCTCACCCTGGAACTCGGCGGCAACGATCCCGCCATCGTCCTCGCCGATGCCGATATCACCGCGACCGCCCAGGGGTTGTATGCCTCCTCCTTCTACAACGCGGGACAGATCTGCCTGGCCACCAAGCGCGTGTACGCCCACGAGAGCATCCACGCCGAGCTTGTCGAAGCGATGGCTGACATCGTGAAGTCCGTGCGGGTCGATGCGGGGAACGTTCCCGGGGCGCAACTCGGTCCCCTCAACAACCGGCCGCAGTTCGACCGGGTCAGCGAGCTGGTCTCGGATGCGCTCGCCCACGGTGCGCGCGCCGTTACCGGCGGCAAGCCGCTCGACCGGCCCGGCTTCTTCTACGAGCCCACCATCCTCGACCACGTCACCGACGGCACACGGATCGTCGACGAGGAGCAGTTCGGGCCGGCGCTCCCGATCCTGTCGTTCCGTGACGAGGACGACGCTGTGACCCGAGCCAACGCCTCCGAATTCGGACTCACTGCCTCCGTTTGGTCCGGCGACCTCGACCGCGCCTCCGACCTCGCGGCGCAGATCGACGCAGGGCAGATCTCGATCAACAGCCACGGTGGCGGCGTCCAGCCCAACCTCCCGTTCGGCGGACACAAGCTCAGCGGCATGGGGGTCGAGAACGGCCCGTGGGGCTACTACTCGTTCACCGAGACCCAGGTGATCCATTCGCCGTCCCGCCGGCGTTAG
- a CDS encoding xanthine dehydrogenase family protein molybdopterin-binding subunit, which translates to MSPQPQTAVGAPLSRVDGRLKVTGKALFAAEFDVEGVVHAVIVDASIGRGRITSLDTRAALAHPGVLRVISHRDAPKLPYLDNPGSNNPPGRRLRVFQDDLVLFHGQPVAVVIATTLEAAQHGAGLVEVAYEAEQVSTDLTKGEPDAPTLYARGDAEAGLRDAAVRLDVTYRMARNHHNALEPHATIARWDGDKLTVWDKTQWIVGTQTELSTVFDLPMASVRVINPFVGGGFGSASRSWPHTVVAALAARETGRPVKLVLSRRQQYFGTGYRPAYEYRLRVGSDRKGRLAAMAHEMEHETSSYEKFFDGIMTAGQMLYSMPNVSQAYRTVPLDVNTPLWMRGPGFANSSFVIESALDELAHKLGVDPIELRRRNEPNEDPASGLPFSTRRLRECYTVGAREFGWHRRNPKPRSTRDGDWLIGRGMAAGVYDGGRFQSEARARLDADGTAVVESATSDMGPGTYTSQTQVAADALGLTMRTVTVRMGDSLYPPTPPHGGSLTMASVGSAVLDACNKVRRQAIELAVGDEGSPLYGVPAGEVVVRGGRLHAKKDPARGETYQRLLARNNRTHLAADGIFTPPPWGQDPLSVYVYNATFAEVAVDARLGLVRVRRMLGVYDAGRIISPKLADSQALGGMVGGIGQALLEHTVTDHRDGRIVNANLADYLVPVNADITDLKAIYLDGDDQQADPLGVKGLGELVLIGVAPAIANAVFNATGRRIRELPITAEALL; encoded by the coding sequence GTGAGCCCCCAGCCACAGACAGCCGTGGGTGCGCCGCTGTCCCGCGTGGACGGCCGGCTCAAGGTCACCGGCAAGGCACTGTTCGCCGCCGAGTTCGACGTCGAGGGGGTCGTGCACGCCGTGATCGTCGACGCGAGCATCGGGCGCGGACGCATCACGTCTCTCGACACCCGCGCCGCACTGGCACACCCGGGTGTGCTGCGGGTGATCAGCCACCGCGACGCGCCGAAGCTGCCGTACCTCGACAACCCCGGCTCGAACAACCCGCCCGGCCGACGGCTCCGCGTCTTCCAGGACGATCTGGTCCTCTTCCACGGGCAGCCCGTCGCCGTCGTCATCGCCACCACCCTGGAGGCCGCGCAGCACGGCGCGGGCCTGGTCGAGGTCGCCTACGAAGCCGAACAGGTTTCGACCGACCTCACCAAGGGCGAGCCGGACGCTCCGACACTCTACGCGCGCGGCGACGCCGAGGCAGGTTTGCGCGACGCGGCCGTACGGCTGGATGTCACTTATCGGATGGCGCGCAACCACCACAATGCGCTGGAGCCGCACGCCACCATCGCCCGCTGGGACGGCGACAAGCTCACCGTGTGGGACAAGACCCAGTGGATCGTCGGCACACAGACCGAACTCTCCACGGTCTTCGACCTCCCCATGGCCTCGGTGCGGGTCATCAACCCGTTCGTCGGCGGCGGTTTTGGCAGCGCTTCGCGCTCCTGGCCGCACACGGTCGTCGCCGCCCTGGCGGCGCGGGAGACGGGCCGTCCGGTCAAGCTCGTGCTCAGCCGCAGGCAGCAGTACTTCGGTACGGGTTACCGGCCCGCCTACGAGTACCGGCTGCGTGTGGGCAGCGACCGGAAGGGCCGACTGGCGGCCATGGCCCACGAGATGGAGCACGAGACCTCGTCGTACGAGAAGTTCTTCGACGGCATCATGACGGCCGGGCAGATGCTCTACAGCATGCCCAACGTGAGCCAGGCGTACCGGACGGTGCCGTTGGACGTGAACACCCCGCTGTGGATGCGTGGTCCGGGCTTCGCCAACTCGTCGTTCGTCATCGAGTCGGCGCTGGACGAGCTCGCGCACAAACTCGGCGTCGACCCCATCGAATTGCGTCGGCGCAACGAACCGAACGAGGACCCGGCGAGCGGGCTGCCATTCTCGACCCGGCGGCTGCGGGAGTGCTACACGGTCGGCGCCCGCGAGTTCGGCTGGCACCGCCGCAACCCCAAGCCCCGCTCGACGCGCGACGGGGACTGGCTGATCGGCAGGGGCATGGCCGCGGGCGTGTACGACGGCGGACGGTTCCAGTCCGAGGCCCGAGCCCGTCTGGATGCCGACGGCACCGCGGTGGTCGAGTCGGCCACCAGTGACATGGGGCCGGGCACGTACACCTCCCAGACCCAGGTCGCCGCCGACGCGCTCGGACTGACCATGCGCACCGTCACCGTCCGGATGGGCGACTCCCTCTATCCGCCGACTCCGCCCCACGGCGGCTCGTTGACCATGGCCAGTGTCGGCTCCGCCGTGCTGGACGCCTGCAACAAGGTCCGGCGTCAGGCCATCGAACTGGCCGTCGGGGACGAGGGATCACCGCTGTACGGCGTGCCGGCCGGCGAGGTCGTGGTGCGGGGCGGCCGGCTGCACGCGAAGAAGGATCCGGCCCGCGGTGAGACGTACCAGCGGTTGCTGGCCCGCAACAACCGCACCCACCTCGCGGCGGACGGCATCTTCACACCGCCCCCGTGGGGCCAGGACCCGCTCTCCGTCTACGTCTACAACGCGACCTTCGCCGAGGTGGCCGTCGACGCGAGGCTCGGCCTGGTACGGGTACGGCGCATGCTCGGCGTGTACGACGCGGGCCGCATCATCAGCCCCAAGCTCGCCGACAGCCAGGCCCTCGGCGGCATGGTCGGCGGCATCGGCCAGGCCCTGCTGGAACACACCGTCACCGACCACCGCGACGGCCGCATCGTCAACGCCAACCTCGCCGACTACCTGGTCCCGGTGAACGCCGACATCACCGACCTCAAGGCGATCTACCTCGACGGCGACGACCAGCAGGCCGACCCGCTCGGCGTCAAGGGTCTGGGCGAACTCGTGTTGATCGGCGTGGCGCCCGCCATTGCCAACGCGGTCTTCAACGCCACCGGCCGCCGCATCCGCGAACTGCCCATCACCGCCGAGGCGTTGCTCTGA
- a CDS encoding cyclase family protein translates to MRQNDVHIPDMEEQPDMTDTTEAISTSTIEGFFTSLSNWGRWGQHDRRGTLNLITPEVRRAAAATVRTGQAVSLARDIDPRTPDPLHSGISKVERHTQVAEVEHHLGIKARWDGVAEHITIGPHGGNAHLDGLGHYQWDGRNYNGFDAGDSTETDGAVHLAMQHAADGIITRGVLLDIAALFEADHVERGYAIRPEDLLAAEKRQGVSVRAGDALLIHTGNAAAILKDGPLYRTDTPGPLDSVQTGLDASCLPWLKERDVAVMGTDGIHDVQPPQHEDFDFARPIHSVCLVAMGLWLMDNLDLTELARVSAAEQRWDFLFAALPWRFVGSTSSPLNPVAVF, encoded by the coding sequence ATGCGACAGAACGACGTGCACATCCCCGACATGGAAGAGCAACCCGACATGACCGACACCACGGAAGCAATCTCCACCAGCACGATCGAGGGGTTCTTCACCTCTCTTTCCAACTGGGGGAGGTGGGGACAGCACGACCGGCGCGGCACGCTCAACCTCATCACCCCAGAGGTACGCCGCGCCGCGGCCGCGACCGTCCGCACGGGACAGGCCGTTTCGCTCGCTCGCGATATCGACCCGCGCACGCCGGACCCGCTCCACTCCGGCATTTCGAAGGTCGAACGGCACACCCAGGTCGCTGAGGTCGAACACCACCTCGGGATCAAGGCCCGATGGGACGGCGTGGCCGAACACATCACGATCGGGCCTCACGGCGGCAACGCACACCTCGACGGCCTCGGGCACTACCAATGGGACGGAAGGAACTACAACGGTTTCGATGCCGGCGACTCGACCGAGACCGACGGCGCTGTCCACCTCGCGATGCAGCACGCAGCCGACGGCATCATCACCCGTGGTGTTCTCCTGGACATCGCCGCTCTGTTCGAAGCAGACCACGTCGAGCGGGGCTATGCCATCCGCCCCGAGGATCTGCTCGCCGCCGAGAAGCGACAGGGCGTGAGCGTCCGCGCCGGGGACGCACTCCTCATTCACACGGGTAACGCGGCAGCCATCCTCAAGGACGGCCCTCTGTACCGTACGGACACACCCGGTCCGCTGGACAGCGTTCAGACGGGCCTCGACGCCTCCTGCCTGCCTTGGCTGAAGGAGCGGGATGTGGCGGTCATGGGCACAGACGGCATCCACGACGTGCAGCCCCCGCAGCACGAGGATTTCGATTTCGCGCGCCCGATCCACAGTGTCTGCCTCGTGGCGATGGGTCTGTGGCTGATGGACAACCTTGACCTGACCGAGCTGGCTCGCGTATCCGCCGCGGAGCAGCGGTGGGACTTCCTCTTCGCGGCACTGCCCTGGCGGTTCGTGGGTTCGACCTCCAGCCCGCTCAACCCGGTCGCCGTGTTCTGA
- a CDS encoding (2Fe-2S)-binding protein — MSTELPESAVPPPVESDDSASPPTRRTFIATGAAVGGAVVAGGVIGGTVFAGAEEASAAETSPSSRVSLTVNGTRRTVTVDNRTSLLDLLREHFELTGSKKGCNAGACGACTVLVDGQRVNSCLTLAVRLEGAEVTTIEGLAKGDKLHPLQQAFIDEDAFQCGYCTPGQILSGVGCIQEGHTDSPEEIREWMSGNICRCGCYVKIVRAVESTAGRK; from the coding sequence ATGTCTACTGAACTCCCTGAATCCGCTGTCCCACCCCCTGTCGAATCCGACGACTCCGCCTCTCCACCCACTCGGCGTACCTTCATCGCCACCGGTGCCGCGGTCGGCGGTGCCGTCGTGGCGGGCGGTGTGATCGGGGGAACGGTTTTCGCCGGCGCGGAGGAAGCGAGCGCCGCGGAGACGTCACCCTCCAGCCGGGTCTCGTTGACGGTCAACGGTACGCGCCGGACCGTGACGGTCGACAACCGGACGTCGCTGCTGGACCTGCTGCGTGAACACTTCGAGCTGACCGGTTCGAAGAAGGGCTGCAACGCCGGGGCTTGTGGTGCGTGCACGGTGCTGGTCGACGGGCAGCGGGTCAACTCCTGTCTGACGCTGGCCGTGCGGCTGGAGGGCGCCGAGGTCACCACGATCGAGGGGCTGGCGAAGGGCGACAAACTCCACCCGCTGCAGCAGGCCTTCATCGACGAGGACGCCTTCCAGTGCGGCTACTGCACACCCGGCCAGATCCTCTCCGGAGTCGGATGCATCCAGGAGGGCCACACCGACTCGCCGGAGGAGATCCGGGAGTGGATGAGCGGCAACATCTGCCGCTGCGGCTGTTACGTGAAAATCGTGCGCGCGGTCGAATCGACCGCGGGCCGGAAGTAA